One genomic region from Bacteroidota bacterium encodes:
- a CDS encoding 6-carboxytetrahydropterin synthase, which produces MIYLTRRERFTAAHKLYREDWSPKKNMEIFGGCANPNWHGHNYEVFITIKGEIDPQFGYLMNLKDLSKLICENVIDKVDHKNLNIDVDFMKGIMTSTENVAVAIWKQLESPLKKHNVQLHSVKLIETENNSVEYFGG; this is translated from the coding sequence ATGATTTACCTCACACGACGAGAGCGTTTCACTGCCGCGCATAAATTGTATCGCGAAGACTGGAGTCCGAAAAAAAATATGGAAATTTTCGGTGGATGTGCAAACCCTAACTGGCACGGGCACAACTACGAAGTTTTCATTACCATCAAAGGAGAGATCGATCCTCAATTCGGTTACCTCATGAACCTGAAAGATCTCAGTAAATTAATTTGCGAAAACGTGATTGATAAAGTGGATCATAAAAATCTGAATATCGATGTCGATTTTATGAAAGGTATTATGACCTCGACTGAAAATGTGGCGGTCGCGATCTGGAAACAACTGGAGTCACCGCTGAAAAAACACAACGTGCAATTACATTCGGTAAAACTCATTGAAACGGAAAATAATTCTGTGGAATATTTCGGCGGATAA
- the folE gene encoding GTP cyclohydrolase I FolE — MNGNGLEEEFGYVKIDKYNKSRTDKIAGNYKLILEDIGENPVREGLQKTPERVAKAIQFLTHGYDLDPTEILRSAMFKEEYSQMVLVKDIEVYSLCEHHMLPFFGKAHIAYIPNGCIVGLSKLPRVVDAFARRLQVQERLTNEIRDCIQNTMKPLGVGVVIEAQHLCMQMRGIQKQNSVTTTSAFTGEFLNETTRSEFIKLIGSKLH, encoded by the coding sequence ATGAACGGAAACGGCCTTGAAGAAGAATTCGGTTACGTAAAAATTGACAAGTACAATAAATCGCGTACCGATAAAATTGCAGGGAATTACAAACTCATTCTGGAAGACATCGGTGAAAACCCGGTGCGCGAAGGTTTGCAGAAAACTCCTGAGCGCGTTGCAAAAGCAATTCAGTTCCTCACGCACGGTTATGATCTCGATCCCACAGAAATTCTTCGCTCGGCAATGTTCAAAGAAGAATATTCGCAAATGGTTCTTGTGAAAGATATTGAAGTGTATTCGCTGTGCGAACATCACATGCTTCCTTTTTTCGGGAAAGCGCACATCGCCTACATTCCCAATGGCTGCATTGTTGGTTTGAGTAAACTTCCGCGCGTGGTAGACGCGTTCGCGCGCAGATTACAAGTTCAGGAGCGGCTTACCAATGAGATCCGCGATTGCATACAGAATACAATGAAACCGCTTGGCGTCGGCGTTGTTATTGAAGCGCAGCATTTGTGCATGCAGATGCGCGGAATTCAGAAACAGAATTCAGTAACTACAACTTCTGCTTTCACCGGCGAATTCCTCAATGAAACTACACGTTCGGAATTCATCAAACTCATCGGTTCGAAGTTGCATTGA
- a CDS encoding Bax inhibitor-1/YccA family protein, whose translation MDYRQTNMNQFATQNSSEIAARSFMTQVFGWMSGALFFTAITSWLFYSIPSLSALIYNVQDGHVVGWSGLGYLCIFSPLILVFAMSLGFQRFSLPVLIGIFMLYSVLNGVSLSSIFLRYQMNVIGATFAISAGMFGTMAFMGWITKADLSKMGTFLYMALIGLVIAMVVNFFMHSQGFSYLISIAGVIIFTGLTAWDVQKLKNIGANVNGGDTAAGKLSIMGALTLYLDFLNIFLFLLRLMGNRR comes from the coding sequence ATGGATTACAGACAAACCAACATGAACCAGTTTGCAACACAGAATTCGTCTGAAATTGCAGCGCGTTCATTTATGACACAGGTGTTCGGATGGATGTCCGGCGCACTGTTCTTCACCGCAATTACTTCCTGGTTATTTTACAGCATTCCATCGCTGTCGGCACTCATTTACAATGTGCAGGACGGGCATGTAGTTGGATGGAGCGGACTCGGTTACCTCTGCATTTTCTCCCCGCTCATTCTTGTTTTTGCAATGTCGCTCGGCTTTCAGCGTTTTTCTCTGCCGGTGCTCATTGGTATTTTTATGTTGTATTCAGTCCTGAACGGTGTTTCGCTGAGTTCAATATTTCTGCGCTACCAGATGAATGTGATCGGAGCAACATTTGCCATCTCAGCCGGAATGTTCGGCACCATGGCGTTCATGGGATGGATCACCAAAGCAGATCTTTCGAAGATGGGCACCTTTCTCTACATGGCATTGATTGGACTTGTGATCGCGATGGTTGTAAATTTTTTCATGCACAGCCAGGGATTCTCCTACCTTATTTCCATTGCAGGTGTCATTATTTTCACCGGGCTTACTGCCTGGGATGTTCAGAAACTGAAAAACATAGGAGCGAATGTGAACGGAGGCGATACTGCCGCAGGAAAACTTTCCATTATGGGCGCGCTTACTTTATATCTCGATTTCCTCAACATCTTTCTTTTCCTTCTCCGCCTGATGGGGAATCGCAGGTAA
- a CDS encoding US12 family protein, with product MQKNPDHKKLNRDFWNEVAHSEKPPVEERTFFIHVFFLVAVALFSGAVLMLLFDKLSFFHRFFYESQYFPSSVIIAGILSCFWILILWHFKFHVPKTTWLAAFFTLLCLVSAFFLSLLAFLGDGKFLIYPFISVSITYFAAALLSLAARFSLNRNWIIFLLLPLGIIFSILVNYYFQTRVLCWVLSFFFTFIVCFLATNRNEIVGVFNTKDHPEVSYSTRIFMAAFPICFPVHAALLRIRTIGKVHMKYRWFTDFERISKKK from the coding sequence ATGCAGAAAAACCCGGATCACAAAAAACTGAATCGTGATTTCTGGAATGAGGTGGCTCATTCGGAAAAACCTCCTGTAGAAGAACGGACTTTTTTCATTCATGTTTTTTTCCTCGTGGCAGTTGCCCTTTTCTCCGGTGCCGTATTAATGCTGCTATTCGATAAGCTGTCTTTTTTTCACCGGTTCTTTTATGAATCGCAATATTTTCCTTCTTCCGTCATCATTGCCGGAATTCTTTCCTGCTTCTGGATATTGATTCTGTGGCATTTTAAATTCCATGTTCCTAAAACAACCTGGCTCGCTGCATTTTTCACACTCCTCTGTCTTGTTTCCGCATTTTTTCTTTCGTTGCTTGCATTTCTCGGCGACGGAAAATTTCTCATCTATCCTTTCATTTCAGTGAGCATAACTTACTTCGCTGCCGCATTGCTTTCGCTCGCCGCCCGTTTTTCGCTCAATCGCAATTGGATTATTTTTCTGCTGTTGCCTCTTGGAATAATATTTTCCATTCTCGTCAACTATTATTTTCAAACACGCGTTTTATGCTGGGTACTTTCATTTTTTTTCACATTCATCGTTTGCTTTCTTGCCACGAACCGCAATGAGATCGTCGGAGTTTTCAATACGAAAGATCACCCGGAAGTTTCTTACAGCACACGCATTTTCATGGCCGCTTTTCCCATTTGTTTTCCCGTACACGCTGCGCTCCTGCGCATACGCACGATCGGGAAAGTGCACATGAAGTACAGGTGGTTTACCGATTTTGAAAGAATTTCCAAAAAGAAATAA
- the fabD gene encoding ACP S-malonyltransferase — MKKAYIFPGQGSQFSGMAKDLYENNSISKDLLEKANSILGFRITDIMFGGTDEELKQTKVTQPAIFLHSVSLAATLADFKPDMVAGHSLGEFSSLVANKTLSFEDALTLVYKRALAMQKACEAKPSTMAAVLGMEDAKVETICSSVENDIVVAANYNCPGQLVISGTVSGVNKACELLKAAGAKRALVLPVGGAFHSPLMEPARVELEAAINATNFNTPICPVYQNVNAKAVTDPEEIKKNLIAQLTAPVRWTQTIQNMFADGATNFVEVGPGKVLQGLVKKIAQGVEAVSA, encoded by the coding sequence ATGAAAAAAGCATACATCTTTCCCGGCCAGGGTTCCCAGTTTTCCGGGATGGCAAAAGATCTTTATGAAAATAATTCGATCTCAAAAGATCTGCTCGAAAAAGCAAATTCCATTCTTGGTTTCCGCATCACCGATATTATGTTCGGCGGAACCGATGAAGAATTGAAACAAACAAAAGTTACTCAGCCCGCGATCTTTCTTCATTCTGTTTCGCTTGCTGCAACACTCGCCGATTTTAAACCCGACATGGTAGCCGGACATTCGCTCGGAGAATTTTCTTCGCTCGTCGCCAATAAAACTCTTTCGTTCGAAGACGCACTCACACTCGTGTACAAGCGTGCGCTCGCGATGCAGAAAGCATGCGAAGCAAAACCTTCTACTATGGCGGCCGTTCTCGGAATGGAAGATGCGAAAGTGGAAACCATTTGCTCTTCAGTTGAAAATGATATTGTGGTTGCTGCGAATTATAATTGCCCGGGACAACTTGTAATTTCAGGAACGGTAAGCGGCGTAAATAAGGCGTGTGAATTATTGAAAGCCGCCGGCGCGAAACGTGCACTCGTTCTTCCGGTGGGCGGCGCATTTCATTCTCCGTTAATGGAACCTGCACGTGTGGAGCTCGAAGCCGCCATCAACGCAACAAATTTCAATACGCCGATCTGTCCCGTTTACCAGAATGTAAATGCAAAAGCGGTCACGGATCCTGAAGAAATAAAAAAGAATCTCATTGCGCAATTGACCGCTCCTGTTCGCTGGACACAAACCATTCAGAATATGTTTGCGGATGGAGCAACAAATTTTGTGGAAGTAGGCCCGGGAAAAGTTTTACAGGGATTAGTGAAGAAAATTGCACAGGGAGTGGAAGCTGTTTCTGCATAG